The Brachyhypopomus gauderio isolate BG-103 chromosome 2, BGAUD_0.2, whole genome shotgun sequence genome contains a region encoding:
- the fbxo36a gene encoding F-box only protein 36a: MASLLKEVLFETNGQGQSPSKDFFQLVITKSEVIWRWWKISLRVEYQGLAPEELKQSHDEFLNDARLQYQVGTVFGSSILEYSQALCQGHFDYLERLPDQLLLRILSYLTFQDIGNLSQTSLRFKKICDSKDLWEKAVRSCSDDITLDMELLANTIGWRRIYFTFYHKKFHSGSIAEPLEDTNQPSEAKDT, translated from the exons ATGGCGTCTTTGCTGAAAGAAGTATTGTTTGAAACAAATGGCCAAGGCCAGTCCCCTTCAAAAGATTTTTTTCAACTTGTTATAACAAAATCTGAG GTGATATGGAGGTGGTGGAAGATTTCACTGAGAGTAGAATATCAGGGGTTGGCTCCTGAAGAGCTGAAACAGTCTCATGATGAGTTTTTAAATGATGCTAGACTTCAGT ACCAGGTAGGCACAGTGTTTGGTTCTAGTATCCTGGAATATAGCCAAGCTCTATGTCAGGGACACTTTGATTACCTGGAGCGCCTGCCTGACCAACTACTGCTTCGCATCCTCTCTTACCTGACTTTCCAGGACATTGGCAACCTCAGCCAGACCTCACTCAGGTTTAAGAAG ATTTGTGACTCTAAGGATTTGTGGGAGAAGGCAGTACGGAGCTGTAGTGATGACATCACACTGGATATGGAATTGCTGGCCAATACAATTGGCTGGAGGAGAATCTATTTCACCTTCTACCATAAGAAATTTCACAGTGGAAGCATTGCAGAGCCCCTAGAAGACACAAATCAACCCAGTGAAGCCAAAGATACTTAG